The region TGGCAAAGGAACGAACTACATCGAGGGTAAAGCGCTGCTGATCGCTTCGATCGAGCATCTGGCCAAGCGGCAACAAGACGCACCCATCACCTTCGTTACGACCCGGTTTGCCCGGATTGGTGAATTTCTGCCGCGCTCCCATCGCTTTCTACGCGTAACGCAAGTAGCGCGGACTGGGGCCAGAGGCGAGTCGGAAACGTCCCGCAATGTGACCTGCAATGACACCACCTCGGTCGACGTCACTGATCCGAATGATCTGTAAGTGTTGTGTGTAGTTATTGTGCCCGGTTGGCAgtaccattccattccaattccaTCGATGTCCATCCtattcgtttcctttccttttcgattGTTCTAGACTCGAGACCGCCTACCAACTAGCGTCCCGTGCCATCGCGTTCACGCTGCTGAAACTCCACCTGACGGGAGGCCGGTTGCCGGAAGTGGAAACGGTACGGACCCttttccacaccacaccggtcACGCGCGTAATCGAACGTTGTCTGGAAATTTCGCATCCCCCGGCCGGAACTTGGCAGCACGCGAACAATGACGTTAACGAATCGGTGCTTAATCGAAACAGAGGAACTAGCGACTAGggtttgaatttttcaaacaccacGTTTTCGGAAACCTTCACCGGAACGGCCGCGGCTGGCGGTTTCACGTGAAAGGTTCAGCTGTGacctttcggtttcggtgaccTAAAACAACGGAAGGGCGCGAATATCGGCAGGATTCGATTGCATTCAACGATTTCAACGATTCCACTCTCCTGCCACGCTCCTGGCCATGGTGGTAAACGTGGTGCGGCCACAACAGGGGACAGCGCCATCGATGGTAAGCTGTCAATGTCTGTGGTTCGCTGGCATTGGCCGGGAAAAAATGCCTCCACACACATAAACGAATACACGTGAACCATGATGAAATGGTGCACTGATTCTGTTTGTTTATAATTaatggtttattgatttttgccgCACTGGCCGCCCTAGGTCAGGCCGACGAGCCGAGTCCGAGACAGAACCggcaacaccaaccaacctacCCAACACCCGGTAGGGACGAAGGGTGTGCATGTACATCGAGTCGTTTCTGGAGCAATCGCGAGCGATTGAGTTACGAACGTTCGCTGTCCACGATGGAGAGGCTAAGATAAGAGGCGAGGGTGCATCTGGGTTCCGGTACTTCAGTGAAAGTGGTCACAAGGTTGCCACGgggttgaaaaataaatattacaACACAACACCTACGCGATGGTAATATGGTGACCGGCATCGGTGACAGCAACGCATTTGATTTTCCTTGGGTTTGCATATGAAATCACATACACCGCCAAGGTCGCCTTGGCGAGTGCAAGGTGACCGGATCAAAGGAATAATAAACGAAATACAATTCTGTCGCGTAAATAAAATTGATACAGACCTTTTATTACCTTAGTTGATCGCAAATAGGCGGATCAATCTGGGCAGCCAACAGAACTAGATAATAAAGAATTGGTAGCTACAAGAACTGGTAGCTTTTAGCTTCTAGAACATTTAAAAGTTGGACAAACAACAGCTTTCAGCAATGCATTCGACAGAAAGGAACGATAAGAACGTTGATTGGAGAAaaccacagacagacaaactAGGATGAAAATATCGCATCGAATCAGTCACAgatcaattaattaatcagTTATGATGAAAAATACGCAATACAAATATAAAGAAAAGGTTCTACTGAGTGCAATgacaatgaaaacaatgaaacaatgaGATGAAACAATGAGATGGATACCTTGCTAACATTAGCACAATAATAGGATAGCAGACTAATTAGCAAGCAGATAAGCAAATTAAGGATTATGCAATGAAACTGTAATTCTAACGTTGCACTTCTTAAAACTCTGCTATCTAATATTCGGCCTGCTTCGTCACCATAGTTTCACGAAGTGAGTTTCTACTCAACAGCTCATGTTTCTCTTCATGTCTTcgagttcatttttcaaacatcgCCAGACACCAAGGTTCTACCTGGTTCTAACCGTGGCACTGTAATCGACATTGAGCTATCGTCCCACCAGCGGGTTGGGATGGAAAAGCTATCAACTAATCACGGTGCCAGTGCAATGACAAACACCTCAAGAGCGCAAAGTATAGTGGCTACCACCAACCTAATGGACGCGCCGAACGTCCACGGCAAAACAGGGGCCACCACCCCTGGGTCCATCAATCATGTGCGTTGTCTCCTCCATGCCAATCCGGCATCCGGTCACACCTCCCCCCTTTCCGACCACCCGTTTTGCAGATCGTATCGAGCGTCAACGTTACAACCGCAGACCGAGGTCCCAGGATCTGGCAAACCTCAGGTGCCTCGCTCCTCGCAGGTAAACAGTTCACACGAGCGGTGTgacagaaagaaaaggggtaTAATGATAATCCAGTAAAGCGCTCGGGTGTCGGTGGCCACGCACCATACCGTGCTCGCGATCCCGGACCGAGTGCGAGTGTTTACCATGCTCGACCAACTGGCCGGTTTTTGGAGCGTGCGTCCGAACCTTTACGTACCTTCCGAAAGTATTTAGGCCACGCCGCACACTTTGCTCGCTCTTGCCGCCACCTGCTAACCGgttggagggagagagagagaaagagagggtgaAACctgattttattattattactgtTGTTGTATCTCAAATTGCGCGGCACAACATAACGCACCATGGTTTGCCGCGagttcgagcgagcgatcgtacGCAGATAATGTGGGAGAATGAGGGGAGAGGTGCGCAATTAAAACCACGTTAGAGTGTGTGACCAAGTTGGAACGGGAATCGGCTGGAGTCACCCAAAAAagttcacaaaaaaagaatgcgTCGGTTCCGCACACACTGATGACGCTGCTACTATTCGCCATCATAGCAGTGCATGGATTTTTTTGGAGGGAACGAAATCGGAAACGGCTTCCTCTGATAGGCCACCTTCAATCACACCACAGTAACCGGTGGCCATACGTCCGCCGATGCTGACAACAGCTGACTCCACGGCACTCCCCGGGAACCCAATTTACACGTTATCTttgaaaatacatttttaaaaggACAAACTGTCTTGTTTAGCGCGGCAAACAGAGTGCCACGGAGGGCCGCGTGCGCGTCTAACACTTAAACGATTCGCACATTGGTGGCTTCACCCTTTTCACCCCAACATGCTAATGAACATGCGGAACATGCTTGCCCactcgcccgcccgcccgctacACATAACTGCTCGTAATGCGTCATTTGAAacgcacacccccccccccccccccgcccccggcaCCAAAAAGAGGTGTCCGAACATAGAGATCAACATCTGGGAGGGggtgaaaacgaacgaaaaagaagcCGACGATCTTCGCGAGAGCGCGCACACCATGGCCGCGACTTTTTCCAACCccgaaaaggggggtgggTAGATGCGTCATCCCCACGTTGCCGGGGCCATGCGGCGCTCCGTACGGCGACGGTAGTTGTCGCTCTCtcagtttcagtttcagtttcagttcGCTCCCGTATGCCGTTCAGCGTGGACGTCCGTGGACGTGTTGCGTGTGTGCTCCGCGCGCTTTCCGACGATCCAAAACGCGtttcaagcgagcgagcgcgcgcccgccatCCACCACCCGAgtcattttgttttggattttcctCCCGTCCCCCCATTCGtcgtgtatctgtgtggttGAGTGCTGCAGGTGTGTGCATCGGAGagttttcttcggtttcggtggccgcATGTCGTAGTAGCATGTTTTCCTGCATTGTACCGCCGGAAAGCGGAATCGTTGTCTGTGTTGTCGTCATAGTCGTTAGATTCGTCACCTGGAGCCCGGGAGTTCGGGTTCGTGCGCGTCCTTGCATGTCCACTAGCGTGTGAGTAACGGCGGGAAGTGACCGTCGCCGTTCCGATAGAAAGTGAGACGCTGCAACTCCCGCGGCGTGGCCCCGGGGCGGTTTTGTTTGTGGTcagcagaaaaagggaagtgaGGGAAGGTCGCGCAGTTGCAGCCGCAGTCGACAGCTTTCGGTGCAGTAGTTGCATCGTGCACGTGCACGTGAAAGTGGCCGTGAAGTCGTCGCCTGCAGGCCTGGCATAAAAGGTTAGTAGGTGCATTCCCAAATTACCACCCCAAAGCGAAGCCAAGTGACCGGGTCCGACTGAACACGACCACCACACCGGGGATCGCTCAGTGTGATcttcatccatcatcaactGGTCACACCGTGTGCCAAgttccggttttcggttcgagTGACTGtctgtgcgcgagtgtgtgtttctgtgtgctgcGATCGTGGGTCTGGTCTGGGGCCGTTGGTGGGGTTTTCCCACTCTCCACGGTCGTGTTGTGTCATGGTTAAGCTGCTCTATctcaccgtctctctctctctctctagtctCTCTCACTGTCCTTCGTACTCTTCTGAAGGTTTCGAACTCCTTCAACGTGCTGAGCCCGTTCCGTACTCAATGTTGtcgctaatgctgctgctgctgctgctgcgtgcggACAACACCACGACTCGAATGACCGTCAGATATTCACCATTCACAAAAACCAGAtcgggttcgttcgttcagtgGGGGTCGAAGGCtggcgcgggggggggggggggggggggtagctggtgatgatggttcgtgCACTGCATTTGGGACACACTTACCTGCCTGCGAGTCGGCAAGAATCGGTCACGAAGTCGGCCTGGCTGCTGGAGTTGGTTGTGCATATCGAATGCTGCCGAACCCTTCTCTGCTGCCTTCTCGATGCGGAgcaagtttttaattaaaatctgtACCTCGTTGCGGCATGCGATCGCCTAGTAGTAGTGGCTGCGTTAACCTCTGGTGTCGATCTGGCGATCTGGCGGGCAAATGATTTGCAAGTGATTTATGATTCTCACTTTGCACCGTCTCTAAAGGAGAAGGGCTTAATGCCACGGTGCTTTTTCAAAAGAATACCGCGAAACAGACGAAGGTGTGCGTCCAATTGGGGTACaactaacaacaacaacaacaacagtagggGAAATGCTCAGTCTGGAGACCTTCAGGCGATGTTTAGACACGCACCAAACGCACCGGATCTGGCTTACCATCTTTCGTTTGACCTCACTCTTGCTCGCCGGTTTCGCTAGTGTATAAGTAAAGACAGGTGCCAACAGAGTGTGTTCCAAGTGTGTGAAGCCAGTGATGGGGTATGGCGCGAAGTGTCTTTGAACCGCACCACGAAGTAGCGCGTTGAGCTGCGAAGCTTACGAACCGTGGCGAAGCTCCTAGCGCTGGCGCAACACCCGGTCGGTGGCGGTTATATAAAATCTTGGATAGTTGTCCGCTAGTTTACGGAGAGGCCACGGAGGGCTACTGGCGTGAGGCTTCTCAACTCACCAGACCAAGCGCGCGACGGTAGCGCGGTATTCGCGGCCATAGAAACCGCTTCTGGCTGTTGATTTGGTGGCTTACGCCAAATAGTTCAGTTCAATCCGTGCACTTCTTCACAATTGGCCGATTCTCTCATCCACGGTCATGATTAaaatgatgatcatggtgTGTTGGCAGTATTGCTTGGCTTTAGCGGGCAATTCGATTGTTGCCGGTAATGACTACTGCCCACGCTTACTCCAGCACACTTGCCCCGACTTTTGTAGAGTCTTTTGATCACCAGTCGCATGACCTTCAGTTCGCTAATGTTCGAGACCTTAACGCGCCCTCTATTGAGGCCGTTCCAGTCTGGCCAGCTGTTGTGATATCGTTACTTCAAACTCGTGTTCTAAACCTTCAAAAGGCTTATCTCTTGCCACGTGCCGCATGAATCTTGCTACAACTCGTGAAAGAAACTGTACTTCCTGTGCCAGATATGGGATAACTCAGCAAGCAACCGAGAACAGATCGTTTGCCCGGAGGAACGTTCTGAAAGCCCGTGACCAGCGGTTAATTTATAATAATATGGGGAATCCCATGCCACCAAGGAGGCACTACAGTGTACAGCCTCTGGTTCTCTCGTTTGAACCAGCAGGCGGAACGCGTTAAACACACTTTGCCGTATTTCGCGCGAGTATATAATGATGTCACTACCTTTCGGCGCTGCTAGCACGTAATGCTTATTGAAGCGACAAACTGTGTGACTCAGGGGCTCAGTTCGGAGGAACAGCGCGTATGACGAAGGTGAACTCAACGCACTAGCGACAGCAGTATGGCATGGCGGAAAGGTCGAGAGCTGAGCTGTCACTTTACCGGCCAAGAGCAGCACCACAATAAAGCAATCGTTAGCCATCCGGCGCgtctggtcggttggtcgatcgAGCGTAACTTCTCGCCAAGCTGTCTTCTCATAAACTCGCCTGCACGATGGTGCCATGTGATCTATCCATTCACCGCAACTGCCTGCCTTTCGATGCGACGATgaatcgattgattcaaatggtCAGTTCCAGAATTATTGCTGCCAGTTTTTCACTTTGGCCACTTTGCTGCTCACCGGATGAGGTACATTTTCCGGACCATGCCGCAGTTCTCGGCATAAGGCTTGTTTTGTTCCTGTGAGGGTCATGACAGCGGTAGCCACAGCGCAGGGAACGAAAAATCAATTGTCATCCAAGCGCTCCGAACGGAACCTACTATGGGCTCCGCAAATCAAGGCAGGCCATGGTCACTCGTCCTTTCCAGCAGCGAATGAAAGAAATGAAGGGCTTTGGCCTACTCGTGGGCACCGCTTCGCTGTTCTTTATTCATCGGATGCAAATTTCCGTTTTGTGGGGACTCCGAGTACCCAGTACGTGTACCTTTGGTGGCCGGATGTTAGTTTTACCGTGTTCACAATTAGCCAAATAGGCCCACCTACTTCACAAATGGGTGTTTAGAGTAGACCGTGGAGGCCTTGAATTTTGCCGGCGCCATATTGTGTCTCAGAACGAGGAGGAGCATGGCTGTAGATCTTCCAAGATTGACCGCAAAGAATTGTCAAGAATTGTCCCACTAGTCCTACGAAAGCAACGATTTGGTTTGCAGCCCAGTGTCCATGTACTTGGGACGGAATAATGCTCGATAATCCGCTTCTTTCTGAGCAGAAgcgacatcagcagcagcagttcctccACTGACCTTGACCACGTCTTAGCAGCGATGCTAGCATTTAGCCGTGTACAGAGCACCTTCTTAATATACAGTTGAATTTCATTATATTTTATGCCAGCATATTCGGGAGGGAGGGAACCTGGTGATTGGTTAGTTACCGCATTTCTGACCCGCAATCATTAGGACAACTTCGGGGCGGTACCGTGCGAGCGCTGCTAACCACTCCACGTTTACCATCGTTAACCTTTTCCGTTCGACAAGCCAACCAAACAGATAAAGCTCAATTAGTGTTCCAAAGGCATCGTTAGCATTGCGATTTAAAGATGCTCGTTAGCCATCCAAGGGATTAGAattcaatattgtttttttaacAATGTCCCTCTACAGAAGCTACTCATTCCTCCATACCGCGTGCTGTTCTACCGATCGCACTATCTACTAGATCGAATCCTACAAACATAATACCGGTTACAATTTGTAAAGCGAGATCCCTAGGTAATTTCTCGACACACGGCATAACCAGAAGCAGTAACGTTTGGATAAAAGCACGAACCGGTTTGACTACTCGCAAACACTAACACCCAGTCCTGCTACTAGCTTTTGTTCCCTCAAGCTGCGTGATAAGAGACAGCTGTTGCATCAATGGCTAAATCACACCGAATGAAAATTATCGAAACAAACTCCCCAACATGTGAGCCGCCCTTCAATGTTGTCGAAACGAAATCTGAACAACGCCTGTAATTGCATCATCTGCCTGATTTGCCTCGCTGTGCGTTTGGCAACCCATTTCAATGGCCTTTCTCGGTCCCACAGGCTGCCTAGGGTTCAAGTTGTGGGTCCCTGAAgttggtttcattttcgaCACGTTTATGCAAGATAGCACCCGCAGTATACTAAACCCCATTTCGCTTATTACCGCAGTGCATGCAGTAAAAAAGATAAAAGCTAACAAGCGAACCCGCATCCCGCTGCTTatcgtcgaaaaaaaaagtagcagcataaaacagcaCAAGCCCGATAAGGCCAGGGGTTcctgttttcactttttgtcGGAATTGCGCTACACTTAACCTACTTTATAACGATATGCGCAGCTCTTTAACGTAGTGCCCTAGCCGGTTTATCGCTCTAGCAAGTGTCTGAGGATCCTCTTACTTAATGGCCTGATGGGGCTGCTAAAAACGATCATACACAGTGTGTGTACCGGTATCTTTTCCCAGCTTTTTAAGCTATTTTACCCTGTTGTACATAACAAAACTTTGATTGCTCAACTGAAAGACCCCTAATTGTTGCCAAAGTTAAAATAACATGTTACATCCTCTGTAAACCCCGAAAAGAAGAGCTTCTTCAAGCTGGCAACGCCACGATCGGTGATGCATGttgcttcaccttcacctAGGAAGCACATACGTTTCCGGCACAATACAATTCCCTTTTACAATTCATCGATTTTCAACCAATCGCCACGCGGACACGATGTGACAGCCACTAACGTGACGGTCGACGACGGCACCGAGGGACCTGGTGCACGTGCTAGCCCATAGCTCATCCGGCCTCTAGCTTCATTGTCATTGTCGATGTCCCGCCAGGCTGGGTTATTGAAAGTGGgtcaaccgacgacgacgacgacggatgggTTGCCAGCAGCGTGTCGTCATCGGACACACACGAAACGCCGGGAAGGGACGAAGCCATCaatacccccggggggggggggggggggcgatcgATACAATTTTTCAACTGCTCCAAGTGCTCCATCCTTcttgctgcaccaccacggtAGGCCCAGCCCAGCAAGGCCTACTCTTGCACTCCAGTGGCTCACTGGCCACGTCCGGACCGTTTCTTCgatcgtccgttcgttcgtaaAGCTTGTTTGTTCTGCCCTTCTTCCGGCTCAAGGTGGAGGTTGAATGCGCGATTCCTTTGCTTCGTCCGCACGATATTCCGTAAATCTGTATGGCTTCAACCTGTTGGCCGAGCGTGTACCGTCCACCTGCGATCGATAGATAAGGTGTCTCCATTAGTGTCATTTGTTAAACTTTCCCTGATAACCTGGactccagcggcagcacccCGCTCGTCCGTTGACGTCGATAAAGCTAATTGAACAACTTGTTTTTCGCTTGtttcttcaaatatttgaTTCGAGCTGGTGCAACGACATCGATCGGATCCGTCAAGCTGCATATCATCTATTCATATTCAGTGGATTTGTCATTAGCCTCGGTCGCCCACGCTTATTATCGTCCCGGCCAGTCCCGCCCAGCCAACAACTCGCGTTATTCGGCAGCGTTCGGTGGTCCACGGGTGATGAGTCACTGCTGCCCGCTGGCTTCACGCACATTCCGGTGGCCGCAAACGATTGTCACCTAATCTGTGACACTGAAACATTCATATCGTTCTCACACTAAACGGACATCCGTGTACGGTCTTTAACTTTTACCGtcccaaaatcgaaccaatcCATCGGTCCGCTGCTATCGATTGCAGCGTACttaccggccaccggtgtcTTGACGAATAACCCACGTAGGCACCGATAAATATGGCGTCGAGGCGGGGCGCGCACGCTTGACCATCATGAACCGCCAAACGAAATGGCACAAAATTTGCTTACAAGGCCTCTCCTTCACATGGAACCTTAGCAGCGGCAAGGCTCATCGCATAAAACGGCATCGCATTTGTCATTAACGATGACTTAACCgacacgacaacaacaaccaccatcacgggaGGAACCGTAACACCTCGACACTACCACGCAAATGAAAGACGCAAACTGACGCGAGCATGACGCGATTGGTGCCGCGGAAATTGGTTTCATTCCATCAGACGGCCTCACCTCCAGGCACAACATTCCCGGCACGCCACAAGAATGGACCTCAATCTGTGgacatcaacaaaaaaaaccgcgtgtttgtgtggcaaAAAAAGAGGTGATTTCAGTGGCAAAAGGcagacaaaaaagaagaagaatggagCGGGCCGCCTGCGGGCGAGGTCATCATTCACATTAGGGCCACCGCTAACACCTCTCctccagtaccagcagcagtaccacgTTGCTATCTTGTTGACGTTACCCTTCGGCGGAGATTGACGGAGTTGCCCGTGAATCGTGGAACGAATCGTGgtgatcgttgttgttgttgcgttcgAAATGCGTCTTGCCAAAtgcttttgctttcggttgAGGTATTTGGCCACGACAAGGAATCTCGATGATGCGTTAGTCACTGGAGACACTAGGCCGCGTAGTAACGAAAGATCTGGCTCGGATGTTGATGGAAGCATTTCATCAAAATTGTGTCCtcttgcggggggggggaggtgaacATCGCGTGTACACACCTCAGTGTCCTTGGGGCATTGACGTCGTACCAGTGCCCTAGGGTGCGCCGGCCATCATAGAGTCCATGATTCGCGTTTCTGTAGCTTCCAGCCAGGGCCAAGGGTAATCGTGTTGAAATGATATTCAAACATAACACTTTGTTTTACTTGCCACCCTGTTAGCAGGATTGCATCCGAAAGCGCTCTTCTTATAGCAGTCTTCTTTCACTGTTGAGGTTGTTGAGCAAGTATTATGACGAACAATAACTATCCCGTATTGATCCATGCGATTGGGGCtaatctgtttcttttttgatgACAAGCCAATATCATTTTAAATCGATAAACGGTGACTTCAGATTTTGTCAGAGACAAAGCTTAATCGGTGGATTGATAAGCCAGTCACTGGTGCTATCAACTGTTGGCAATCGACACATTACCTGATGGGCACTGTTGTAActgcattttatttttgctccACAACACACCCTTTTTATTGTTCCAGAATCATTAGACGCAGCCAAGGAGTGGTTCCATTGAAAATATGGGTGTATTCCGGTTGTCAAGGGTGTTCCTCTGAAGTGGCTACAACAAACGACCGCCAATGGCCACGTACTATCGCGATACGCTTCGATAAAGTGATATCGTCGATAGCTAAACTATCACGTTGATACTAACTATTCAATAGCGCACTGGGCACGCACTGGAAAGCCTTGTAGAGGGAGTGAAACACTTGGCTGATGGCGTATTGGACCGCGGAAGTAACACTAGATCGTGGTGCAATGTGGACCAATAGAGGGGTATAAAGTTCCATTAGTCAGGCTTCGCTCGCTACTCTATTTACCCGATAAATTAAGTACTTAAATACTCCCACCAACGTCCCCCCTGCCCACACGGAAGCACTTCACTTCCGCAGCAGTACGGCGAATGCTAGTAGCAGCAAACTGGACAGTCCCACCGTGTACCGGCTCGCTCCGTTGCACAGGTCGGTGGTGCACAGGTCACAATCCTTGATCTTAATCTCCGGTGGCAACGAGGCTTGCACTAAACTGCACATACTTTTGTCGTTGACGAAACACTCCCTCACATGCGCATAGCCCTTGACGCCACCGAGCGTACCCTCGGCGTACACTCCAAGGCAGGCGGGCTCCGCATTCTGGCGAGCTTCCGGAGCCAGAAAGATCTCACGGCCCATCACCGAAAACGGGGTGGTTGAACCGCACGTCACGGTTACGGCCCGTGACATACAGTCGCTCCAGCTGGTGGCACTTTGGCACTGATAACACTGCAGCGCGGTCACTACAGATCGAGAAGGGATGCAGCGAGTTGTTATAACCAGTTCAATCGAGAATGAATTCGAATCTTACCAGTTGGGGAGAGTGTCACGAACACGCCAACGAAAAGGCACAACACGGCCACAGGGCTCACTCGCTGAattgtcgtcgccatcgtgttgtttgctggtactggaatggaatgattaTGAGTCCGATAGGCCAATAGACACCTTCATATATAGCAGTAAGGGCATGCGGAAGGTCTTGAAGCTACAGCTCGTCGAAACCTTTCGATAGCAGCGCTGCGCGTGATAAGATAACAAGCCGATGATCCAATCGTGGGGGACGGGTCTGACTCACACCGcttgtgttgctgttttgtgaCATTCATCGTTCGGTAGCGGGGAATACCTTCCACCAGCGCGTTATCGCTCGGTAAGTGACGCTCGCATTATTTCGTCAAACTGGATGATCTATTGGTCGTAATATGACCTCCGGAGGAACCGTGTCCAGCCTTTTGACTCACCCTTCATCATGCACCCCGCCCGGTGGCGGAAATCGTCATCAATTGCATTCTGCATTCCAAGAATCCTTGCCAAGCAGGCGGTGTGCAGCCTACTACGACGACATATGAGACTGTCGCACGCGAtgatggtcagcagcagcactatgGGCATGAGCAGTAGGTTAGTAGGAGTtccaacggggggggggggggggggggggacattgTTGCATAAAGTGAAACACTCGAAGTGCCCTTGAAAGTGCGACGATCGTTAGCGACGTTtcgagggggtgggggggggggggggggagtgttcCGTGTTATGGTTCATTGCTGCCGATGGACACCGAGGACTGGCCGGATGTGCATTTTCACAATGTTTTCAATGAGCTTAGAGCTTCGCGCAGGCTTCGATTACTTCGTGAAGTTCGGTTTGTGCTGCGCCACGATTGGTCGCAGCAAATAGGAAGTTTTGTCGCTCTGAACTGAgtgctggtcggtcggtggtgattTCGCAAAGCTTCTTGAAGATATAAGTATGAGTCCCTCTGCACTTGTTACAAAGTAACATGCCAAAGCCAAGACGTGCGTTCGTATTCGTTCCCtgaattggttttttttcgaatatttAGCTCAACAAAAgatcatttcttttcaaaaccaGAAGAAAGGTTACATTTGGATTAATGTATTGCCCCTCGCTGGCCACTACTTTCGGGtaatttttgaatttcatgTCGAAAACAGTCTCTAATCTTTTGAAGCAATTGACTGGATTGCTAGCCATTTTTCGATACTTTCGTTACAGGAACAAACTTTGAAAGAAAGAACTAAATCAAGGATCTAAAGTAATGTTACACTTTTCAAATAATTCATATTTAAACCGAGAAATATCTTGTAAGGCTTG is a window of Anopheles aquasalis chromosome 2, idAnoAquaMG_Q_19, whole genome shotgun sequence DNA encoding:
- the LOC126571521 gene encoding uncharacterized protein LOC126571521, with the translated sequence MATTIQRVSPVAVLCLFVGVFVTLSPTVTALQCYQCQSATSWSDCMSRAVTVTCGSTTPFSVMGREIFLAPEARQNAEPACLGVYAEGTLGGVKGYAHVRECFVNDKSMCSLVQASLPPEIKIKDCDLCTTDLCNGASRYTVGLSSLLLLAFAVLLRK